In one Bos mutus isolate GX-2022 chromosome 19, NWIPB_WYAK_1.1, whole genome shotgun sequence genomic region, the following are encoded:
- the DRG2 gene encoding developmentally-regulated GTP-binding protein 2 — protein MGILEKISEIEKEIARTQKNKATEYHLGLLKAKLAKYRAQLLEPSKSSSSKGEGFDVMKSGDARVALIGFPSVGKSTFLSLMTSTASEAASYEFTTLTCIPGVIEYKGANIQLLDLPGIIEGAAQGKGRGRQVIAVARTADVVIMMLDATKGEVQRSLLEKELESVGIRLNKHKPNIYFKPKKGGGISFNSTVTLTQCSEKLVQLILHEYKIFNAEVLFREDCSPDEFIDVIVGNRVYMPCLYVYNKIDQISMEEVDRLARKPDSVVISCGMKLNLDYLLEMLWEYLALTCIYTKKRGQRPDFTDAIILRKGASVEHVCHRIHRSLASQFKYALVWGTSTKYSPQRVGLTHTMEHEDVIQIVKK, from the exons ATGGGAATCTTGGAGAAGATCTCCGAGATCGAGAAAGAGATCGCCCGCACGCAGAAGAATAAGG CCACCGAGTACCACCTTGGTCTGCTGAAGGCGAAACTTGCCAAGTATCGGGCCCAGCTCCTGGAGCCGTCCAAATCGTCCTCCTCCAAAGGAGAGGGCTTTGATGTCATGAAGTCAGGCGATGCCCGTGTGGCACTGATCGGATTTCCCTCTGTGGGTAAG TCCACCTTCTTAAGTCTGATGACCTCCACCGCCAGCGAGGCTGCATCCTATGAATTCACAACCCTGACCTGCATCCCTGGGGTCATTGAA TACAAAGGCGCCAACATCCAGCTCCTGGACCTCCCTGGAATCATCGAAGGCGCAGCACAAG GGAAAGGCCGTGGCCGGCAGGTGATCGCTGTGGCCCGCACAGCTGATGTCGTCATCATGATGCTGGACGCCACCAAGGGCGAGGTTCAAAG GtctctgctggagaaggagctGGAGTCGGTGGGCATCCGCCTCAACAAGCACAAGCCCAACATCTACTTTAAG CCCAAGAAAGGAGGCGGCATCTCCTTCAACTCCACAGTCACGCTGACTCAGTGCTCAGAGAAGCTGGTGCAGTTAATCCTGCATGAGTACA AGATCTTCAACGCTGAGGTGCTCTTCCGAGAAGACTGCTCCCCAGACGAGTTCATAGACGTGATTGTGGGCAACCGCGTGTACATGCCATGCTTGTAT GTCTATAACAAGATTGACCAGATCTCGATGGAAGAAGTAGACCGCCTGGCCCGGAAACCTGACAGTGTGGTCATCAG CTGCGGCATGAAGCTGAACCTGGACTATCTGCTGGAGATGCTGTGGGAGTACCTGGCCCTGACCTGCATCTACACCAAGAAGCGAGGCC AGAGGCCAGACTTCACGGACGCCATCATTCTCCGGAAAGGGGCCTCTGTGGAGCACGTG TGCCACCGCATCCACCGGTCACTCGCCAGCCAGTTCAAGTACGCGCTCGTGTGG ggtACCAGCACCAAGTACAGCCCGCAGCGGGTGGGCCTGACACACACCATGGAGCACGAGGACGTCATCCAGATCGTCAAGAAGtag